A portion of the Candidatus Taylorbacteria bacterium genome contains these proteins:
- a CDS encoding ABC transporter permease subunit: protein MRSTRTYHPFSTARSRKHIVAILGILLIPFFTLLFFSYVANITLPSVLANLSVSLWRIGIAALVSIILGWTLAVLFYKGRRGTVALPVFDLLQSFPTSAALPIAVLYLGAKGSTVIFFLILSIIWPIFFSILSSLRQLRHDWVEVVSLSGIRRFDYMRLFLIPVTTPALVTGTIIGLGDGWEALVATEIIVGTRSGLGNFFNSFGGNAEVTLLGIIVFLTVIFAINKIIWLPLLDWSHHITEE, encoded by the coding sequence ATGCGAAGTACGCGAACATATCATCCTTTCTCAACCGCGAGATCTCGAAAGCATATTGTAGCTATTTTGGGAATTTTGCTTATCCCGTTTTTTACTCTGCTCTTTTTTTCGTATGTTGCGAACATAACTTTGCCGAGCGTTCTTGCGAATCTTTCCGTTTCATTGTGGAGGATAGGTATTGCCGCTTTGGTTTCGATTATCTTAGGCTGGACGTTGGCGGTTCTTTTTTATAAAGGCAGGCGAGGAACGGTTGCGCTTCCGGTTTTCGACCTGCTTCAAAGTTTTCCGACTTCCGCCGCGCTCCCCATCGCTGTTCTCTATCTCGGAGCAAAGGGAAGCACGGTAATTTTCTTTTTGATTTTGTCGATAATCTGGCCAATTTTTTTCTCCATCTTGAGCTCTCTCCGACAGTTGCGTCACGACTGGGTGGAAGTAGTGTCTCTTTCGGGCATTCGCAGGTTTGATTATATGAGGCTCTTTTTGATACCGGTTACAACACCGGCTCTCGTGACAGGAACCATCATCGGCTTGGGCGATGGTTGGGAGGCCTTGGTGGCGACGGAAATAATCGTGGGGACGCGTTCGGGGCTGGGTAATTTCTTCAATTCATTCGGAGGGAATGCCGAGGTAACCCTTCTTGGAATCATAGTGTTTTTGACGGTTATTTTTGCAATTAATAAGATTATCTGGCTACCCCTTCTTGATTGGAGTCATCACATTACAGAGGAGTAG
- a CDS encoding class I SAM-dependent methyltransferase, which yields MKKNYAPSYWNMLQSRLAGKSFIYEFYFKGKKTLDVGCGEGEFLKHDKELITGFDPNRRVIEKLKGQGFKVISATGQAIPFEDGEFEMAHCHNVIEHLNSTTANAMLNETARVLKLGGCLVLSSEVETRKFWDTFGHVRPYPPAAVLKLLRPESREEFEGIRNFEPVGLFYIGDMFKSKVAYFLSFTLGHFTPIFRREYFLVLRKKSD from the coding sequence ATGAAAAAAAATTATGCTCCTAGCTACTGGAACATGCTTCAGTCCCGATTGGCTGGGAAGAGTTTTATTTACGAATTCTATTTCAAGGGCAAAAAAACGCTCGATGTAGGGTGCGGTGAAGGTGAATTTCTTAAGCATGACAAGGAGCTTATCACTGGCTTTGATCCAAATCGTCGAGTCATCGAAAAGCTCAAGGGACAAGGGTTCAAAGTGATTTCAGCTACAGGTCAGGCGATACCATTTGAAGATGGGGAATTTGAAATGGCCCATTGTCATAACGTGATAGAACATCTCAATTCAACTACAGCTAATGCAATGCTCAATGAGACCGCTCGTGTTCTCAAGCTTGGTGGTTGTTTGGTCTTAAGTTCAGAAGTTGAGACTAGGAAATTTTGGGATACATTTGGCCATGTGAGGCCGTATCCTCCGGCGGCAGTGCTGAAGCTTTTGCGGCCAGAGAGTCGAGAAGAATTCGAGGGTATCAGGAATTTTGAACCTGTGGGACTTTTCTATATTGGCGATATGTTCAAGAGCAAGGTGGCGTATTTCTTATCTTTCACTCTTGGACACTTCACTCCAATTTTCCGACGGGAGTATTTTCTTGTTTTGAGGAAGAAATCGGATTAA
- a CDS encoding ABC transporter ATP-binding protein has product MNTIIKTENISKTFKDRGRREVHVLSQISLDITRGEFFVLLGPSGSGKSTLLRIMSKLEAQTSGSVSYEGLTPRDINFVFQDSALLPWLTVAENIEIGLIGRGIAISKRDEMVRKELKEFNLEKFTRAFPRELSGGMKQRVGLARAFITEPKLIFLDEPFSELDFFTAKELRLELLQLWRARDTTVVMVSHNITEAIELADRIAVLTHHPGGIKKIVENVLARPRDARSKEFFEMEDVLYSIIKEK; this is encoded by the coding sequence ATGAACACCATCATTAAAACAGAAAACATCAGCAAAACATTCAAAGACCGCGGTCGGCGCGAAGTCCATGTGCTTTCTCAAATTTCGCTCGACATAACAAGAGGAGAATTTTTCGTCCTGCTCGGGCCGTCTGGCTCCGGGAAATCCACTCTGCTTCGCATCATGAGCAAGCTCGAAGCGCAAACCTCGGGTTCTGTTTCTTATGAAGGGCTTACACCCCGCGACATCAATTTTGTATTTCAAGATTCCGCGCTTCTCCCGTGGCTCACCGTGGCAGAGAATATCGAGATCGGCCTCATTGGACGGGGTATCGCGATATCGAAGAGAGATGAAATGGTGAGAAAGGAGCTCAAAGAATTTAATCTTGAAAAATTCACGAGGGCATTTCCGCGCGAACTTTCCGGAGGAATGAAGCAGAGGGTTGGACTTGCCCGCGCTTTTATCACCGAGCCAAAGCTCATTTTTTTGGACGAGCCTTTCTCCGAGCTCGATTTCTTTACCGCAAAAGAGCTTCGACTCGAACTGCTTCAATTGTGGAGAGCTCGCGATACTACGGTTGTTATGGTGAGTCATAATATCACTGAAGCTATTGAGCTTGCCGATAGGATTGCTGTTTTGACACATCACCCGGGTGGAATTAAAAAAATCGTCGAGAACGTACTTGCCCGTCCGCGCGACGCCCGCTCGAAAGAGTTTTTTGAAATGGAAGATGTGCTCTATTCTATAATCAAGGAAAAGTAA
- a CDS encoding methyltransferase domain-containing protein, which yields MKTKSFLRVEELRALANLHINGKILDVGGSKKSGYHELIGGSHTIITGNIDPSYGIDVQFDAQKKWPYPDSSFDCVLFVNLLEHLYDYKSAVSESHRVLKSNGMVAGVVPFMFNVHGSPNDYFRYTRSALERIFSDAGFTSITVAELGSGAFSVIYHNLLGFIRWNWLARLVMPLFRICDRTLAFIKPNNKMSQKFMPLGYYFEAKK from the coding sequence ATGAAAACAAAATCATTTTTAAGAGTTGAGGAATTACGAGCTTTGGCTAATCTTCACATAAATGGCAAGATTTTGGATGTCGGAGGTTCGAAAAAGTCAGGTTACCACGAGCTTATCGGTGGCAGTCATACGATCATAACTGGGAATATTGACCCATCCTATGGTATTGACGTCCAATTCGATGCGCAAAAAAAATGGCCCTATCCCGACTCTTCATTTGACTGCGTATTATTTGTGAATCTTTTGGAGCATCTTTATGATTACAAATCTGCGGTATCAGAATCTCACAGGGTTTTGAAGAGCAACGGCATGGTGGCGGGGGTAGTTCCCTTTATGTTTAATGTTCACGGGTCTCCAAATGATTATTTTCGATATACTCGTTCGGCATTGGAAAGGATTTTTTCTGATGCGGGTTTTACCTCCATCACAGTTGCAGAATTGGGAAGCGGGGCTTTCAGCGTCATATATCATAATTTGCTCGGGTTTATTCGTTGGAACTGGTTGGCTCGATTGGTAATGCCACTTTTCAGAATTTGCGACCGCACTCTCGCTTTTATCAAACCAAATAACAAGATGTCGCAAAAATTTATGCCACTAGGCTACTATTTTGAGGCGAAAAAATAA
- a CDS encoding DedA family protein encodes MTLATLIATYGYLAVFLGAVFEGETVLVLGGLASQEGYLSLSLVFLFAFLGAFVGDLSLFLLGKYRGERIINVYPRIKNRMVKPRKLIEKHRILIAFGMRFMYGFRHVIPFSLGMSSLPTRVFILWDAAGSIIWAIGIGFVGYEFGALLETFLGKIRHYEFKIIFFTILFLGAGFVFHRLMRYIIYKMNQE; translated from the coding sequence ATGACCCTCGCCACGCTAATAGCAACCTACGGATACCTCGCTGTTTTTTTGGGCGCAGTATTTGAGGGCGAGACTGTTCTTGTGCTCGGAGGCCTGGCTTCGCAAGAAGGATATCTGTCACTGTCCTTAGTTTTTCTTTTTGCGTTTCTCGGCGCGTTTGTCGGGGATCTTTCGCTGTTTCTTCTTGGGAAATACCGTGGCGAAAGAATAATAAATGTCTATCCAAGAATAAAAAATAGAATGGTGAAGCCGAGAAAGCTCATCGAAAAACACCGCATCCTCATTGCCTTCGGTATGCGATTTATGTACGGTTTTCGGCATGTTATCCCTTTTTCGCTAGGTATGTCATCGCTTCCCACTCGCGTGTTTATACTCTGGGATGCGGCAGGCTCAATTATTTGGGCAATAGGGATAGGGTTCGTCGGCTACGAATTTGGCGCTTTGCTCGAAACCTTCTTGGGAAAAATTCGGCACTACGAATTTAAAATCATTTTCTTCACAATTCTTTTTCTCGGAGCGGGCTTTGTTTTCCACCGTCTCATGCGATACATTATTTACAAAATGAATCAGGAATAA
- a CDS encoding NAD-dependent epimerase/dehydratase family protein encodes MKTKKNRILVTGSAGFMGSHLFDLLLEEGHDVYGVDDLSGGFMRNVSDKKRFIKLDLRDRNATRKVIEKLKPEIIFHLAADAHEGRSQFTPFSASDRNYSSYLNLLVPAIRHNLKKMILTSSMSVYGEGQVPFRENVLPRPESVYGISKYAMESVTRSLSKVYGFSYVIIRPHNVYGSRQNLSDPYRNVIGIFINQLLHGKPYYIYGGNQKRAYSAIEDVIPYMAKSAFLSSCEGKVFNLGSDKPVTLNTLSDVVLEEFFEGKKIPSKCKPLHLPDRPYEVKYAYCNHDEARKFLGFKSETDLRGGVRNMIEWAKEMGPQKFVYLSELELSHKLTPKTWKEKLY; translated from the coding sequence ATGAAGACTAAAAAAAACAGAATTCTTGTCACCGGTTCAGCGGGCTTTATGGGGAGCCACCTTTTCGATTTGCTTTTGGAGGAAGGGCACGATGTGTATGGGGTTGATGATTTGTCTGGAGGATTCATGAGAAATGTTTCGGACAAAAAAAGGTTCATTAAGCTCGACCTGCGTGACAGAAATGCAACGAGAAAAGTAATAGAGAAGCTCAAACCGGAGATAATTTTCCACCTTGCGGCTGACGCTCACGAAGGCAGGAGCCAGTTCACGCCTTTTTCGGCTTCTGACCGAAACTACTCGAGCTATTTGAATCTCCTCGTTCCCGCGATAAGGCACAATCTTAAGAAAATGATATTGACGAGCTCGATGAGTGTCTATGGAGAAGGACAAGTGCCTTTTCGGGAAAATGTTTTGCCTCGGCCGGAGAGCGTGTACGGAATTTCTAAATACGCCATGGAGTCCGTCACTCGCTCGCTCTCAAAAGTGTACGGTTTTTCATATGTAATCATTCGTCCGCACAATGTGTATGGTTCTAGGCAAAATCTTTCCGACCCGTATCGAAACGTGATTGGAATTTTTATCAATCAGCTTCTTCACGGGAAGCCCTATTACATTTACGGTGGTAATCAGAAAAGGGCTTATTCTGCGATTGAGGATGTGATACCCTACATGGCAAAGTCGGCATTTTTGTCTTCGTGCGAAGGAAAGGTTTTTAATTTGGGTTCTGATAAACCGGTAACGCTCAACACATTGAGCGATGTAGTTCTCGAAGAATTTTTTGAAGGGAAGAAAATTCCTTCAAAATGCAAGCCCCTCCATCTCCCGGACCGGCCCTATGAGGTAAAATACGCATATTGTAATCACGACGAAGCAAGAAAGTTTCTGGGGTTCAAGTCGGAGACGGATCTTAGGGGAGGTGTGCGAAACATGATTGAATGGGCAAAGGAAATGGGTCCGCAAAAGTTCGTGTACTTGAGCGAATTAGAGCTTTCCCACAAACTTACCCCCAAAACCTGGAAGGAAAAATTATACTAG
- a CDS encoding SWIB/MDM2 domain-containing protein yields the protein MAKVNSAFMKPMTVSADLAVVVGAGPMPRSEVVKKLWVYIKSKNLQDPKNKRNIIADEALKKVFGGKAVVNMFEMTKLVSKHLT from the coding sequence ATGGCAAAAGTGAATTCCGCATTTATGAAGCCGATGACGGTGAGCGCCGATTTAGCTGTGGTGGTAGGTGCTGGGCCGATGCCTCGAAGCGAGGTGGTAAAGAAGCTCTGGGTCTACATCAAGAGCAAGAATCTTCAGGATCCGAAAAATAAGAGAAACATCATTGCCGACGAGGCTTTGAAAAAGGTATTCGGAGGGAAGGCGGTAGTGAATATGTTTGAAATGACGAAGCTTGTTTCCAAGCATCTCACCTAG
- a CDS encoding glycosyltransferase family 4 protein — translation MKILIATGIYPPEIGGPATYARILSEELPKRGIEVDVLPFRMVRKYPKVLRHIVYFFKIISSSSGAEIIFTQDPVSTGIPALLAASLTRKKLVLRVAGDYAWEQSRQRYGVKDDIDEFQNKRYGSSVEFLRWLQKFSVRHADVVIAPSRYFSDVVSDWSNGIKEVVTVYNGIDLAFEFKKDAKFPQKTIITAGRLVPWKGFDTLISLLSRLQGWRLLIAGEGPDEARLKELVQKCGVGDRVDFIGNMPRKELFASIYRAHIFALLSTFESFSFQVIEAMHVGIPVIATNIGSLPEIIEDGKDGVLIDPRDDAAFADFVERISTDPGYAGMLSKNAQTKAEKFSRAWMVDLLEEIFNRCVAGGVSLDAK, via the coding sequence ATGAAAATTCTTATCGCCACCGGCATCTATCCTCCCGAAATTGGCGGGCCGGCCACATACGCGCGGATTCTCTCGGAAGAATTGCCGAAGAGAGGGATTGAAGTCGACGTCCTACCTTTTAGAATGGTTCGCAAATACCCGAAGGTTCTCCGACACATCGTCTATTTTTTTAAAATAATTTCTAGTTCGTCAGGCGCAGAGATAATCTTCACCCAGGATCCGGTCAGCACCGGAATTCCGGCACTCTTGGCGGCATCGCTTACCCGCAAAAAACTTGTTTTGCGAGTCGCTGGCGACTATGCATGGGAGCAGTCGCGACAACGATATGGTGTCAAAGACGATATAGATGAATTCCAAAATAAAAGATATGGAAGCTCTGTGGAGTTCTTGCGGTGGCTTCAGAAATTTTCGGTTCGACATGCAGATGTCGTAATTGCTCCCAGCAGATATTTTAGCGATGTTGTGAGCGATTGGAGTAATGGAATTAAGGAAGTCGTAACCGTCTATAATGGAATTGACCTCGCATTCGAGTTCAAAAAAGATGCAAAGTTTCCTCAAAAAACGATCATCACTGCAGGACGATTGGTGCCATGGAAGGGCTTTGATACCCTGATCAGTCTCTTGTCACGTTTGCAAGGTTGGCGCCTTCTTATCGCTGGCGAGGGGCCCGATGAGGCTCGCTTGAAGGAGCTTGTACAAAAGTGTGGAGTAGGAGATAGGGTAGACTTCATTGGAAATATGCCACGCAAAGAACTTTTCGCCAGCATTTACCGCGCCCATATTTTTGCGTTACTTTCAACGTTCGAAAGTTTCTCATTCCAGGTCATCGAGGCAATGCATGTCGGGATTCCGGTTATTGCCACGAATATCGGCAGCTTGCCGGAAATTATCGAGGACGGGAAAGACGGAGTTCTCATAGATCCTCGGGATGATGCGGCATTTGCGGATTTTGTCGAACGGATCTCGACTGATCCGGGATATGCTGGGATGCTCTCAAAAAATGCCCAGACAAAAGCGGAAAAGTTTTCTCGTGCGTGGATGGTCGATCTACTGGAAGAAATCTTTAATCGGTGTGTGGCTGGTGGTGTCTCATTAGATGCGAAATAA
- a CDS encoding glycosyltransferase family 4 protein: MKLIIISIDRNLLQESSTVRLRMERFGALVDGIEIILLGAGAEAEVILKNNVRVHAVSGNKLISTLKAVYRSRNYSTPETVIMTQDPFELGVIGWVASLISRRPLNVHVHIDFFSSYFRSESWRQNIQAKIAPFVLRRANSIRVVSKKIADYMVKELRIPVYKIIIAPIFVEARKLQNTPVTVDLHSSFPRFDFIVLIACRFVEQKNIPLAIEAFEQFRKNHQNAGLVIAGSGPLQNEIKGIVNAKGLESSIIVGAWVGDFASCMKSCDAFLLSSDYEGWGMTVIEAASLGKPIIMTDVGCAGEFLVHEKNGLVVPVRDPVAISNALTRYYSDRQFARDMGANANRDALSYMSKSENDGLLLASWQSAVDNHKK; this comes from the coding sequence ATGAAATTGATAATAATTTCGATCGACCGTAACCTGTTGCAGGAAAGCAGTACCGTGCGATTGCGCATGGAGCGATTTGGTGCACTAGTCGACGGGATAGAAATCATTCTCCTCGGAGCGGGAGCAGAGGCCGAGGTCATTCTAAAAAATAATGTACGTGTCCATGCGGTGTCCGGAAACAAACTAATCTCTACATTGAAGGCGGTATATCGTTCGAGAAATTATAGTACACCCGAGACCGTTATAATGACCCAGGATCCTTTCGAGCTCGGCGTGATTGGTTGGGTCGCATCGCTGATTTCGAGAAGGCCACTCAATGTCCATGTGCATATTGATTTTTTTAGCTCGTATTTCAGGTCCGAGTCGTGGCGCCAAAACATCCAAGCGAAGATCGCTCCGTTCGTACTTCGTCGCGCCAATTCGATCCGAGTGGTATCAAAAAAGATCGCCGACTATATGGTGAAAGAGCTTCGTATTCCGGTGTACAAAATCATCATCGCTCCTATCTTTGTTGAAGCTAGGAAGTTACAGAACACCCCAGTGACCGTCGATCTGCACTCATCATTCCCCAGATTTGATTTTATTGTGCTGATTGCCTGCCGATTCGTTGAGCAGAAAAATATTCCTCTGGCGATCGAGGCTTTCGAACAATTCAGAAAAAATCATCAGAATGCGGGATTGGTAATCGCAGGTAGCGGACCACTCCAAAATGAGATCAAAGGAATCGTCAACGCAAAAGGTCTGGAGAGCTCTATAATCGTTGGAGCATGGGTTGGCGATTTTGCCTCCTGCATGAAGAGTTGCGACGCATTCCTATTGTCATCTGATTATGAAGGGTGGGGAATGACTGTAATAGAAGCGGCATCACTCGGGAAGCCGATTATCATGACCGATGTCGGATGCGCGGGCGAATTTCTCGTTCATGAGAAAAATGGTTTGGTGGTGCCGGTTCGTGACCCCGTTGCTATTTCCAATGCACTCACGCGTTATTATTCCGACAGACAGTTTGCCCGCGACATGGGGGCGAATGCGAATCGGGATGCATTGTCCTACATGAGCAAATCAGAAAACGACGGCTTGTTACTTGCATCCTGGCAATCAGCAGTTGATAATCACAAAAAATAA
- a CDS encoding peptidylprolyl isomerase: MSKNAIISIGIGVAVIAAIIFFVSLNGGVKEDIKIQNSVSEGYRAPDVSEMQKPAESVLGTGQALSDGQALSDGQATTSASSLKTVNNFMHMITLETNFGKIVFETYDKDAPKTVANFIDLAGRGYYENVIFHRVIPGFMIQGGDPTGTGRGGPGYKFADELNPLSESFKNGYKKGVVAMANAGANTNGSQFFIMLADYPLPNLYTIFGKVVSGQDVVDAIGKVETGSADKPISDVVIKKVSVSEK; this comes from the coding sequence ATGAGTAAAAATGCCATTATTTCAATAGGTATCGGAGTGGCGGTTATTGCCGCGATTATTTTTTTCGTCTCTCTAAACGGCGGGGTGAAAGAAGATATCAAGATACAGAATTCAGTGAGCGAAGGATATCGTGCTCCAGATGTGTCAGAAATGCAAAAGCCCGCAGAGAGCGTTTTAGGGACCGGGCAAGCCCTATCAGACGGGCAGGCCCTATCAGACGGGCAGGCCACAACGAGCGCAAGCTCATTAAAAACTGTTAACAATTTTATGCATATGATAACTCTAGAAACCAATTTCGGAAAAATAGTATTTGAGACATACGACAAGGATGCCCCGAAGACAGTGGCAAATTTTATTGATTTGGCCGGAAGGGGATACTATGAAAATGTAATTTTTCATCGCGTGATCCCTGGGTTCATGATTCAGGGAGGAGATCCGACGGGTACAGGCAGAGGCGGTCCCGGCTACAAATTTGCGGATGAACTAAATCCTCTGTCTGAATCGTTCAAAAATGGGTATAAAAAAGGCGTGGTGGCGATGGCGAACGCTGGCGCAAATACGAACGGCAGTCAATTTTTTATCATGCTCGCCGACTATCCCTTGCCCAACCTCTACACGATTTTCGGAAAAGTTGTTTCAGGGCAGGATGTTGTTGACGCAATCGGAAAAGTGGAAACTGGTTCTGCTGACAAGCCTATTTCCGATGTCGTAATAAAAAAAGTTTCTGTTTCGGAAAAATAA
- a CDS encoding EamA family transporter yields MTFYQTGIVFALTALVCWGFGDFFIQKTVRTLSSSKALFFIGIIGTIALFPFVVNEISALDGSSLIFLTLIGVVVVFGAIFNFEGLRLGKMAIVEPLLGIELPITVGLAMTLGREQLSLVQILLIAIVFIGIILAITIHHTHLAYHKRIFEKGVIFAGIAAIALGLTTFLVGISSRGISPIMTIWFTHTLAAFVCALYLLYRGEFKTIFKDFKAHPRLILGQSILDNGAWVAYAFSTTFIPISIAMAVSESYIVLAVLLGIFVNREKLRHHQIIGVILAIGGIIALSAFS; encoded by the coding sequence ATGACCTTCTACCAAACTGGAATCGTTTTCGCGCTCACCGCCCTTGTTTGCTGGGGTTTTGGAGATTTTTTTATTCAAAAAACTGTTCGAACTCTAAGCTCCTCCAAGGCTCTTTTTTTCATCGGCATCATAGGCACAATCGCGCTCTTTCCATTTGTCGTAAATGAAATTTCAGCACTCGACGGGAGCAGTCTGATTTTCCTTACCCTCATAGGCGTTGTGGTCGTCTTTGGGGCGATTTTCAATTTTGAAGGGCTACGGCTGGGCAAGATGGCCATTGTAGAACCACTGCTTGGCATCGAGCTCCCCATTACGGTTGGCTTGGCCATGACTTTGGGAAGAGAACAGTTGTCGCTTGTCCAGATTCTGCTCATCGCGATTGTTTTCATCGGAATTATTCTTGCAATCACCATTCACCACACACATCTTGCGTATCACAAAAGAATATTCGAAAAGGGAGTTATCTTTGCTGGTATTGCGGCAATTGCCCTTGGACTCACTACTTTTCTTGTTGGAATTTCGAGCAGGGGAATCAGTCCGATTATGACCATCTGGTTTACTCATACACTGGCTGCATTCGTGTGCGCGCTGTATCTTTTGTATCGAGGAGAATTTAAAACTATCTTTAAGGATTTCAAAGCCCACCCGAGGCTCATTCTCGGGCAGAGCATTTTGGACAACGGGGCATGGGTTGCGTATGCGTTTTCGACTACGTTTATTCCAATTTCTATTGCCATGGCAGTAAGCGAGAGCTACATTGTTCTCGCTGTTCTTCTTGGAATATTTGTAAATCGGGAGAAATTGCGCCACCATCAGATTATTGGGGTAATTCTCGCGATCGGAGGCATTATAGCTCTTTCGGCATTTTCATAA
- a CDS encoding glycosyltransferase family 4 protein: MNLLILAQKVDLDDSVFSFFHRWIAELAKHFEQVIVICLYEGRHSLPPNVRVLSLGKESFPSRIKYIRKFYRYIWRERAHYDRVFIHQNQEYSILGGPLFKMWGKKIFMWRNHYAGSIMTDIAAFFCNKVFCTSKYSYTAKYKKTVLMPVGVDTDYFKPDPKVSRIPRSILSLGRISPSKRIHLFVEAIGLLGKQGIQFTASIYGDALAKDVQYLENLKTRVKELGLDDSVTLHAGIPNNEAPEVFSRYDIFVNLSISGMLDKTIFEAMACETVALTCNMDLALQLDPEHIFIENDTEDLTRQLSRFLTLSHFDRDVYGKRLRYFVEENHSLEHLGVKISKQII, encoded by the coding sequence ATGAATCTTCTTATCCTTGCTCAAAAAGTAGACCTCGATGACTCCGTGTTTAGCTTCTTTCATCGATGGATTGCAGAATTGGCGAAGCATTTTGAACAGGTTATCGTTATTTGTCTTTATGAAGGCAGGCATTCTTTACCTCCGAATGTCCGTGTGCTCTCGCTCGGCAAGGAATCGTTTCCATCGAGGATTAAGTATATCCGTAAATTCTACAGATATATCTGGCGAGAGCGCGCGCACTATGACAGGGTCTTTATCCACCAAAATCAGGAGTACTCAATTCTGGGAGGGCCTCTCTTTAAGATGTGGGGTAAAAAGATATTCATGTGGAGAAACCACTATGCTGGGAGTATCATGACTGATATCGCCGCTTTTTTTTGCAACAAAGTATTCTGCACGTCTAAATATTCCTACACCGCGAAATACAAGAAAACTGTCTTGATGCCTGTAGGTGTCGATACCGATTATTTCAAACCAGATCCAAAAGTGTCTCGCATTCCTCGCTCAATTCTATCCCTCGGGCGCATTTCACCTTCAAAAAGGATTCATTTATTTGTTGAGGCAATCGGTCTCTTGGGCAAGCAAGGCATACAATTTACCGCCTCAATATATGGAGACGCACTGGCTAAAGATGTTCAGTATCTTGAAAATCTGAAGACACGAGTCAAAGAACTCGGACTCGATGATTCAGTAACATTGCATGCCGGCATTCCGAATAATGAAGCTCCCGAGGTATTTTCACGCTATGATATATTTGTTAATCTTAGTATAAGTGGTATGCTCGATAAGACGATCTTTGAAGCAATGGCGTGCGAGACAGTTGCGCTTACATGCAATATGGATCTAGCTTTGCAGTTGGATCCAGAACATATATTTATTGAAAACGATACTGAAGATTTGACCCGTCAGCTCTCGCGTTTCTTGACTCTTTCTCATTTTGACCGAGATGTCTATGGCAAAAGACTTCGATATTTTGTGGAAGAAAATCATAGTTTGGAACATCTCGGTGTAAAGATATCAAAACAAATTATATGA
- a CDS encoding glycosyltransferase family 4 protein — MRIFYTTAKSYPATTADHIYIRELSKGFITTGSDFQLIVNRRGADLLGIPTIELLAKGSTTLSFLFWLIRFRFSGNQKDCVFIANDFNLITVLVWVKRILRFKYKICSDWHMMTDSWKDSLVAKGSDILVTTSDRLRNIITSKFPMVAKKIFTVRGGVDPNLFKAIESRAQADLRRELHLPVDGFLVGYVGLFKTIGMEKGIGTMIESIRFAKMPITYVFVGGTGEEIKEYLEYAESQGVQDRCLFVSRQEYEKVALYEKALDVLVIPYPDTPHFADYGFPMKVYEYMASGTPIVYSDLEIIGEVLKNFGTPFVPGDPESLTRALETALRSRKKNVFDIGNFTWEAKARAVASLVKGQSFPNQTL, encoded by the coding sequence ATGCGCATATTTTACACCACAGCCAAGTCATATCCCGCGACTACTGCTGACCACATCTACATCAGAGAATTGTCCAAAGGTTTTATTACAACTGGTTCTGATTTTCAGCTTATCGTGAACCGACGGGGTGCCGACCTTTTGGGGATACCGACTATAGAATTGCTCGCGAAAGGAAGCACCACGCTCTCTTTTCTTTTCTGGCTCATACGTTTTCGTTTTTCGGGAAATCAAAAGGACTGTGTCTTTATAGCAAATGATTTCAATTTGATTACTGTACTCGTCTGGGTAAAAAGGATACTTCGCTTTAAATATAAAATCTGCTCCGATTGGCACATGATGACAGATTCCTGGAAGGATAGTCTTGTAGCAAAGGGGAGCGATATTCTCGTCACGACATCGGACAGGCTTAGAAATATTATTACATCCAAGTTTCCGATGGTCGCGAAAAAAATATTCACTGTTCGTGGAGGAGTTGACCCAAATCTATTCAAGGCAATAGAATCGAGAGCCCAGGCGGATTTGAGAAGAGAACTGCATCTGCCCGTTGACGGTTTTCTTGTGGGTTATGTAGGGCTGTTTAAAACTATTGGAATGGAAAAGGGAATAGGGACGATGATAGAGAGCATTCGCTTTGCAAAAATGCCGATAACTTACGTTTTCGTCGGAGGAACGGGCGAAGAAATCAAAGAATACTTGGAGTACGCAGAGTCACAAGGGGTTCAAGACAGATGCCTTTTCGTTTCCCGGCAAGAATATGAGAAAGTAGCTCTCTACGAAAAGGCATTGGATGTCCTCGTCATACCGTATCCCGATACTCCTCATTTTGCCGACTATGGATTCCCGATGAAGGTCTATGAATATATGGCGAGTGGCACACCTATAGTCTATTCGGATTTGGAAATCATTGGTGAGGTTTTAAAAAATTTCGGTACGCCATTTGTTCCAGGTGACCCAGAATCTCTGACGAGGGCCTTGGAAACCGCTCTCCGTTCAAGGAAAAAAAATGTTTTCGATATTGGGAATTTTACGTGGGAGGCAAAAGCGAGAGCTGTCGCTTCTCTCGTAAAGGGTCAATCATTTCCTAATCAGACTCTTTAA